The Triticum urartu cultivar G1812 chromosome 5, Tu2.1, whole genome shotgun sequence genome contains the following window.
gggggtaaaataaagatgacccttgggctggccgacccaagggaaagaaaaaggctaggtggcaaatggtaaaaccaatgttgggcattgctggaagagctttacttaaggcgaactgtcaaggggttcccataatagcccaaccgcgtaagggacgcaaaatccgggaacataacaccgatatgacagaaactagggcagcaagagtggaacaaaacaccaggcataaggccgagccttccaccctttaccaagtatatagatgcattaagataacatagcaatataatgatatcccaacaagtaaataaaagatgttccaacaaggaacggcctccgatcttcacctgcaactagcaacgctataagaggggctgagcaaagcggtaacatagccaatcaacggtttgctaggacaaggtgggttagaggtttgacatggcaatttgggaggctttcaagcaagtggtaggcatcgtagcaatggcatagcaaaagagcgagcaaactagcatagcaaagatagtagtaatttcgagggtatgatcatcttgcctgaaattcCGCAACAAAGAataacgagtccatgaagaagacaaacggacatagacgaacggttcctcacaaacgcgatgttatcggaaccaacccgaagaagcaacatcggaaaagaaacacacaacatagtaaacacccacgacatgaacatggcatgatgcacaatcaagtatgatgcatgtccggtttaatgaagcatggcacggcaatatgcacaaacaatactacaaattaagtggagctcaatatgcaacgggttgcatattgacgaaacaccacaacaagttatttagttcgatctcgtttatgtaccccaacaatattaaatgttgattaacatggcaagagggtgaagcaaatgaaaactacctatctagtcaaggttaaatgaggccggaagcaacgaacaacaattccggaaactcctcatgagcatattatagatttggtactgttctgccctaaacattattttagagttgttaaacatgcaagatgagtgcaacatgttaaactagacatttttctaccccatttacatataaagattattaaaaatccgagttacggttaattagttatgaattaaatcattttaacatggcataggagcaaattaatgcaaacaacattttaagcatttcaaacatagacgaaagttggatattattaatctacacaaaattctgagcaagtttcatatataaaacattttaatccgatgcacggttagtgagttattaaatgcatgaactagggggactaTTCTGCAAAACTGGCAATCTCTGGAAAAATAGGAAAATCCCAGGCGCGGAAAAAACATGATATGGGCCGAATCAAGCTGGCCCAACAGGAGGAAGAAAAAAACAGAGGCGGGGCGCTGGGGGTGTGGCCTCACCCAAGTGGGCTTCGGCCCgtgaaggaggaggaggcaggccgaGGCGGGGCGCTGCGCTGGGCCGGACTCGGGCGCTGGAACTGGGCCTGGGAGGCCAAGGCGGGGAGGAGGCCCACGCGGGCGCTCGTCGTTCTCCTCGGTCCAGAGGGGATCGAGGGAAAGCAGGGGGCAGCGGCGCATCTCCGGCGAGGTGGGGCGGCGCTCCCACGGAGGACTCCGGCGGCTGGCGGGAACGGACTGTGGTGGATCGGATCCGGCGGATCCCGTCCGTGGGCGAGGGATGGAGCTCGAGGCTGCAGGAACCCATGGCGGTGGTTGACCTGCGAGGGAGACAGAGGGCATGAGAGAGAGTGCGAGGAAGGAGGGAAGTAGGCCAGACGGCGAGGGGCTCGCCTGAGAGATCACCGGCGGCGGCACAGCGGGCCCCGGCGACGAACTGCAGCATCGAGGGGCTCCTCCCCTCGAGCGAGACCCTGGGTCGAGCGCGGTGGCGGGGATCCGGGCCTGCGCGGGCCTCAGATGGGCTCGGCGGGcccgcggcgaagtggggcgctgGGGAGACACGTGGCGGCGCGCTAGAGGATGAGGGAGGCGGCGCTGCTGAGGTGGCGGCGCGCGATTGGTCCGGGTGATGTGGAGGCTGGACGCGTCCAGCGGgcacggacatgtccggcggcggagtggggagaagctagggtttcatccgtgaattgatccgaaatttcggggaggggcgctcttttataggtagagggagctaggagagtccaaatgatgtgcggttttcggccacgcgatcgtgatcgaacgaccgagatgatggagcagagttaggtgggttttgggccaaagcggaagggtgttgggctgcaacacacacgaggccttctcggtccctcggttaaccgttggagtatcaaacgaagtccaaatggtacgaaacttgacaggcggtctaccggtagtaaaccaaggccgcttggcaagtctcggtccaatccggaaatgtttaatccccacacacaaaaaaagatagaaatgatcaccggaggagaacgaagcaccggaatgcaaaacggacaacggggaaaaagctcgggtgcatgagacgaacacgtatgcaaatgaaatgcgcatgatgacatgatatgcaatgcatgacacgcaagcaatgacaaggcaacaacagcgaataactggacgacacctggcacatcggtcttggggcgttacaagacgtcaccgggctgtacgtgtgttgaacgcggaggtgccgtccgttcggcactacgatcatcggtgatttggatcacgacgagtatgactccattaaccccgttcacttgaacgcttccgcttagcgatctacaagggtacgtagatgcactctccttccctcgttgctagattacttcATAAATtaatcttggtgatgcatagaaaattttaaatttctgctacgttctccaacaTTAGCCATACCAGGGAATGTGGTGGTGAGACGGGAGAGCAGTTCTGTCAGGCACTTTTAATGCGTCGCACGCAAGGGTAGAAAACTTCTGATTATGTGGAAGTTAACTATGTATGGAAAGAGATAGGCTTTGGTACGTGAAAAATGGAAACCACCACCGGGTGGAAGTTAGTTCTTTATGAAAAAAAAACAGATCCGGAGGTGGGTTTTATATTTGCATAAAAATCGGATTGGTGGGAGTGGAAGATGTGTTCAAACTATGGGAGGACATGCAGATTGAGTTTTAATAATAGTTAAAATATGTGATTTGGTAAGTAAAAATATAGGTTATTTTTATTGTATTCGAAAAGTTGTGATTGTCATTCAATAGTACATGTCGTAGTGTGCCGGATTATCAATTTGTTATTTAAGAATATCTCATTTTGTTTTGAAAGGTTATTGAGAAAGATCTCTTATGTATCTTTTAGTAAGGTGATCTCACATATATGACGTTATTTCTAAATTCTTAGTTATGTATTATTTACGTGATTGAATTGAATCAGCACCTGTCAAAGCAAGCACGAAAAAATGAAAAGAGAGTCGGACAAATTGATTCGGTTCTGAATGTGAGGGTGAAAAACCTAGCGTGAAGGGATGATGGCGGGAGGTAAAGCGAAATTAAACTGTGGATGCCGGCCTATCAACCCCTTTTAAAAGTGGAGATCCAACACTTTAAAGCCCATAACAATATCTTTGAAATTCGATATGACCATCATAATTTATTGCGTGATTCTGATTGAAAGATTTAGCATAATGACTGCTAATAATACTAGAGTACAATCTTCCTAAGCTCCGTTTCATATTAGTAAGGTGATCTCACATATTATTAGGAAGGTGATCTCACATATTATTAGTTTCCTTTTTTCATATTACTTCTTGTTGATTTAGCATAAAGTTACGAATATGTTAACGCCCACATGTGTGGGCGTTGATCATCTTGATCATACGTATCCATCACCGTTCAGTAACTTCTGCACGAATCTTGGCACAAATTAGCTGATTTTATATGCCATGTAGGATAATTCGCGTGTGTGGTGTGTAAGAGAGGTCGCCCACACATCCGTTTTACCACACGGAGGGGCCGGTGTATGGGTGTTTAGCAGTTCGCCCACACACCAATTTTCAGTCACGCACAAAGACTGGTGTGTGGGCGTTTGCCATCTCGCCTACACGCTCGCCTCCTCTCCCACACCCAAGCTGCCAGTTGCAATGCGTTTTGCAgtgtacatggcaactgccctaatGTGATTGCAAGCAGATGACAACTCTTTTTTTTTACCCGAACATGTCAGTTGCCATATGTTTTGCATGACACATGACAAACTACCCTAGCgtgcacgtaagcagatggcaactaTTTTTTTAAAATGAAAACTGCCCTAGCGTGCTTGTAAGCACATGGCAACTCTCTCTTTTCCCCGAACATGTTTTTCGCCATGCCATTTCTTGTAGCGCTACATGGCAACTGCCTAATGTTAGTAGGTGGCAACTCCTAAAGTTTTGAAATCATGACAACTGCAGTAGACTAAACCACACATGGCAACAACTGTAGTTGTCCAAAAAATGGCAATCTGGAACTTTGACCTgagatggcaactgcagttgagcaaaTATGGCAACTATAGTTGTTtgacatggcaactgtagttcaGCGACATGGCAACTGCACTTAAACGAACATGGACGAGGGTCCGGCCCATGGCAACTGTTGGGCGCGTGGTAAAAGTGTCACGTGGGGCGTGCGGGACCACGAAGTACGAGGCCTGACGTACCGGACGTGTGGGCGTTATCTATTTCGCCCATACGCACGCGTGTAAGAGGGATCGGGAGGGAAAAAAAGAAGCGTGTGGGCGCTAGTTGTTTTGCCCACACACAGACGTGTGGGCGTTATCTATTTCGCCCACACGCACGCGTGTAAGAGGGATCGGGAGGGGAAAAAAGAGGCGTGTGGGCGCTAATTGTTTTGCCCACACGCAGACATATAGGCTGATCCTCTTAGACACCACACAGAACGTGTGGACAGATTTCTTAACGCCGACACGTATGACAGTTATCGACGTTCTAAAGTTATACTAAATCAGCCATATCTAACATGTACGTGAGGGGTGTACAAGCCTCCAAGGTCGACCCATTCTAGTCgaagcattttattttatttttgcacCTCTCTGGTCGAAGCATTTTGGGTGCCTGGTCGATCGAGGCTATAAATTGCACCCGAAGCTGGCCTTCTTCCAGGCACTGCACTCCTGGCTCCTTCGTACATCATCAGGCAAGCTCTGAAGCTCGGTAGGCAAGAAGAAACATCCGGAGACGCAGCCTGTCTCGAATCAAGAGGGTAAGATGGCATCGACATTGTCATTCCCCATCATCGACATGGGTCTGCTCCGCGGGGACGAGCGGCCGGCGGCGATGAACCTTCTGCACGATGCATGCGAGAACTGGGGCTTCTTCCAGGTGAATACACAGCAGTAACATGGCATGATCTGACAGGATGAATCTCCTTGTCGATCTATCCTTAATGTTGATCTGCTCTCTCTTTTTCCGGTGGTGCGTGCAGGTCCTGGACCACGGCATCTCGACGGAGCTGATGGACGAGGTGGAGAAGATGACCAAGGAGCACTACAAGAGGGTGCGGGAGCAGAGGTTCCTCGAGTTCGCGAGCAAGACGCTGGAGGACGGCGGCAAGGCGGCGGAGAACCTGGACTGGGAGAGCACCTTCTTCGTGCGCCACCTCCCGGAGCCCAACATCGCCGAGATACCCGACCTCGACGACGACTACAGGCGGGTGATGAAGCAGTTCGCGTCGGAGCTGGAGAGGCTGGCGGAGCGGCTGCTGGACCTGCTCTGCGAGAACCTCGGCCTGGAAAAGGGGTACCTCACGCGCGCGTTCCGTGGCTCCAAGGGCGCCCCCACCTTCGGCACCAAGGTCAGCAGCTACCCTCCCTGCCCGCGCCCGGACCTCGTCAAGGGCCTCCGCGCCCACACCGACGCCGGCGGCATCATCCTGCTCTTCCAGGACGACCGCGTCGGCGGGCTCCAGCTGCTCAGGGACGGCGAGTGGGTGGACGTGCCGCCCACGCGCCACTCCATCGTCGTCAACCTCGGCGACCAGCTGGAGGTGATCACCAACGGTAGGTACAAGAGCGTGCTCCACCGCGTGGTCGCGCAGACCGACGGCAACCGTATGTCCATCGCATCCTTCTACAACCCGGCCAGCGACGCGGTCATCTTcccggcggcggcgctggtggaggcggaggcggccggCGGGGCGTACCCGAGGTTCGTGTTCGAGGACTACATGAAGCTGTACGTGCGCCACAAGTTCGAGGACAAGGAGCCCAGGTTCGAGGCCTTCAAGTCCATGGACAGCCACAGCTCCAACCTCATCGCTACTGCATAGAGGTCTGAGAATAAAGCTTCAAAACTGTGTCGAGTCACACAGATGAATCGCTAGTTGCCGTGGGGTCGGTCATGTGTTTGTTTGGTAGCTAATTTATGTTTCGTTTTATGATGCACTACCTCTGTACCGAAATACTTGTAGTTGGggtacagagggagtatcatgttGTTGTTTTTTGGGGGGAGATGTATCATGTTGTTTCTGATTGAATGACGTATCATGCTCAAAGACAACGAAGTCTCGGTTGAATGATGTCACCGGTTTCATCCGATGCGATTTTTCTCTGCCTGGAACGTTGTCCCTGGTTTTCTTTCTTGAGAACTTCACCCATCCACGGAGTCATCCAGTTGCCTGTGTTCTGTTTGTATTTTCTTTATTGGGCTGGACTGGGCCTTGTTTGCTTCTCTACTTGTAATTTGACTACCATTCAGAGAAATTGAGTAACAATTTgtctcaaaaagaaaaaaaataacaaatactccctccgttcctaaatataagtctttttagagatttcaccatggactacatacggagcaaaatgagtttATCTACAATTTAAAAtatatctatatacatccgtGTGTAGTttgtagtggaatctctaaaataacttatatttaggaacggaggaagaaAATTTTCAACTCATATTTGAAAAATGTCCATCGCATTTTTTAAATGTATTACTCATGTATTTGGAAAATGTTTATAGCATATTTGGAAACTGCTCACCGCGCATTAAAAGAATGTTCGCTGCATATTTGTAGAAATGTTCAACTCATATTCATAAAAATGATAATTTTCTTCAAAAAAGCTATTTGTACAAAAAGGAAGAAACATGTCAAGAAACAATATTGAACAGGAGAAAAATACAAAAGAGACATAAAACAGGAAGAAAAAGAGAAATAAGTgaaaacaaaaagaagaagaagaagaaaatccTTTTAAGTTATCTCATGAATTTTATTTATATTATGTTTACATGATAGTATTTTCATTTTCCCATCTCCTATTTTGATTTCCTTGTCTTACTAAATATTGTATTGTTGCCTTCTCTTTGTACCTCCCTATTTATGAAAAAGCTTTGTCGACACTTTTTTGTGACATATACGAACAATTCTTTTGGTACAGAAGAAAATTTGTTCTAAAACACACACTTATTTTCTGAAAATATGAGTATTTTATTATATACATGAATGTTCTGAAATACATAATAGTTCTCTATAATGCGCGAACATATTTTATAGTCATGAATACTTGTTTGCAAATACAATGAAGTAATTCATTAGATGATAACTACTAGAAAAATATGTTTGTGTATGACAGTAAAGTAATTTTGTGATTTCCAGGGAACCTTTTCCGA
Protein-coding sequences here:
- the LOC125509542 gene encoding 1-aminocyclopropane-1-carboxylate oxidase 1-like, translated to MASTLSFPIIDMGLLRGDERPAAMNLLHDACENWGFFQVLDHGISTELMDEVEKMTKEHYKRVREQRFLEFASKTLEDGGKAAENLDWESTFFVRHLPEPNIAEIPDLDDDYRRVMKQFASELERLAERLLDLLCENLGLEKGYLTRAFRGSKGAPTFGTKVSSYPPCPRPDLVKGLRAHTDAGGIILLFQDDRVGGLQLLRDGEWVDVPPTRHSIVVNLGDQLEVITNGRYKSVLHRVVAQTDGNRMSIASFYNPASDAVIFPAAALVEAEAAGGAYPRFVFEDYMKLYVRHKFEDKEPRFEAFKSMDSHSSNLIATA